DNA from Debaryomyces hansenii CBS767 chromosome A complete sequence:
AAGGGCTTATTTGACTCTACTTATGATAGTGCCAGAAAAGTCACATTAGACTTGTTTGCCTTGGAAAATTCTGCATCTGTTCAAGCTACTATGTACAATATGTCTCATAAGATTTTAGAATTGGTTCCTGAAGTTGGAACCGTTAGCTATGCCTTGCCTAACAAGCactatatattattcaactTGGAATGGAAGGGTATCAAacaaaatgatgaattattttatcCTTCTCCAGATCCGAATGGTCTTATAAAGAGTACCGTTGGCAGAAAGACCCAGTCCAAGTTATAGTCATCTATATAcgatttatatatataatatttaagCATAGATATAATCCATATTTCTTTTAGTGGTGTACTGCGCAGAAAAGAcatacaattttttttatcaattacaaaaattttcaGTTGCAAAAGGATCATCTCTTTTCTCTATCATATCAAGTTAACATGTCTTGTCATTCCAAAGTGTGGATGCTAGTAGTTGCAACTGCGTTGGTTACAACAGGAGTTGTGGAAGGGTTTCATAGATATATGGACTCTCGTGATAACGTAAAGTCACCTCCATCGACTAAACAAATTAcagaaacaaataaagaCTATTCAGAAGAACTAATTCAAGAACAGTTGGCTCGTAACTATGCATTTTTGACGGAAGGAGGCATGGAAAAGGTAAGAAACCAAAACATTGTGGTTGTTGGTGCTGGTGGAGTTGGGTCATGGGTCACGACGATGTTAGTTAGATCTGGCGTGGGTAAAATTAGGGTAATAGACTTTGACCAGGTTTCGTTGAGTTCCTTGAATAGACATGCAGTAGCAAACTTGAAAGATGTTGGAATATCCAAAGTGGAATGTTTGAGAAATCATTTATTACAAATTGCACCTTGGATTGAAATCGATACCAAAAACCAATTGTGGAACATAGATGTGGCCgaagaattaatatttggCGAAGATTTCAAACCAACGTACGTTGTTGATTgcattgataatatagataCTAAAGTGGACTTGTTAACTTTCTGTCACGAAAAGAAGTTACCGGTTATTTCCTCGGGAGGTGCAGCGTGCAAGTCGGACCCAACCAGAgttaatatttctgataTATCCAAGACTGAAGAAGATCCATTATCACGTTCAGTACGTATTCGTTTGAAAAAGAGAGGTATTATTAGCAGCATCCCAGTTGTATTCTCTGCCGAAAAGCCAGACCCAAGAAAAGCTCAATTAATGCCATTAACTGATGCCGAAATTGCAAAAGGTGAGGTTGATCAATTATCGGCCATCAAGAACTTCAGAGTTAGGATTTTGCCTGTTTTAGGTACAATGCCAGGTATGTTTGGATTGACCCTTGCCACCCACCTCATTACCTCCATCTCAGGATACCCGGTTGAACCAATTGAGGGTAAGAACAGATACAAGGTCTACGACGGAATATTACAGAGTTTGGCGGGTCAACAATCTAGAATTGGCAAATTGGACCAAAGAGTTCCTATCGCATTGAACGACGTCAACTATATCTTAGAAGAAGTTTTCCACGGCAAGTCCCCTATATCCAACTACTCGACCAGGTTGACGTTATCCAGATGGGATccaagaaaagaattatctTATCAAAACGTTGTTATAATGACGAAAGAAGAACAGAAGTTGCACGAAGATAGGGTCTTAAAAGGTGGTGAACTATTGACAGAAGTTTATACAAAGGAAATACTTGACAGAGTAGAACAAAGATTCTCTGAAGAACGCTTCTATTCTCAATTCCGTTAATTAGTTGTATATAGTAGGAATAACAGTATATTTTGTGCATATAAATTTTGTAGGCCCTAGAAATTTCGGTTCGCAAGTGTAGAAAAAATGGAAATTTATATGATCAAGTATCACTCATCCTAAATATATAGAACATCCATACAAAATGT
Protein-coding regions in this window:
- a CDS encoding DEHA2A07216p (similar to uniprot|P36101 Saccharomyces cerevisiae YKL027w), encoding MSCHSKVWMLVVATALVTTGVVEGFHRYMDSRDNVKSPPSTKQITETNKDYSEELIQEQLARNYAFLTEGGMEKVRNQNIVVVGAGGVGSWVTTMLVRSGVGKIRVIDFDQVSLSSLNRHAVANLKDVGISKVECLRNHLLQIAPWIEIDTKNQLWNIDVAEELIFGEDFKPTYVVDCIDNIDTKVDLLTFCHEKKLPVISSGGAACKSDPTRVNISDISKTEEDPLSRSVRIRLKKRGIISSIPVVFSAEKPDPRKAQLMPLTDAEIAKGEVDQLSAIKNFRVRILPVLGTMPGMFGLTLATHLITSISGYPVEPIEGKNRYKVYDGILQSLAGQQSRIGKLDQRVPIALNDVNYILEEVFHGKSPISNYSTRLTLSRWDPRKELSYQNVVIMTKEEQKLHEDRVLKGGELLTEVYTKEILDRVEQRFSEERFYSQFR